The Sphingosinicellaceae bacterium genome includes the window GGGTCGGGAGATCCACCTCAACCTTGTTCCAGTAGACGTTGCCGAGGAAGTCGATGTCGATCTGGTTGAACACCGGGTCGACCTTCTGCGGCAGCGGGTTAGGCGGCGGCAGGTCGAGCTTGACGGCGTGGGTCTGGATCGGAATCGTGATGATGAACATGATCAACAGCACCAGCATGACGTCGATCAGCGGCGTCGTGTTGATGTCCATCATCGGCGCGCCTTCGGCGGTTGCCGCTGCCATTGCCATTGGTAAACTACTCCTCGTAACCCCGGGCCGGCACCGCCAGCCCGGGAAGACGCATCAACGTGGAGCGGCCGCGATATCGGCCGCATTCGGTTCCGAGATGAACCCGATCTTCAAGAAGCCGGCGCGCTGCATGGTGAAGATCACCCCGCCGACGCACCGATACTCCATATCCTTGTCGCCGCGGATGTGGACCTCGGGCAACTCGATCTTGCCGCCACGAGCCTGCTGCCGGGCAATCTCGGCCTTCAGCGCCGCGACACCGCGATCGAGCAATTCCTGCTTCGAATTGATCTTGGTCTGGCCCCAGTAAGTCTCGCAGGTGTTGGTCACCGACAGCAGAACATTCTCGGGCTTGGTCTCGGTCACAATGTTGGTGACGGTCGGCAGCTTGACCGGGACCGTCTGCAACACCGCGGGAACCGTGATCAGGAAGATGATCAGCAGCACCAGCATGACGTCGACGAGCGGCGTCGTGTTGATTTCCGACATCGGGGGCTCGGAGCCATCCTCGTCCGGCGAACCAATGTTCATCGACATGGGCGAACTCCCTTATCGGCCATGCGGCTCAGCGCGCAGCCGGCGAGGTGTTGGTGACCGCAGCGCCAACCGGACGTCCGGCAGGAACGTTGATCCGCGAGCCCGAGACGAGCGCACCATGGATGTCGGCGGCGAAGTTGCCGAGACGCTCGGCGACATCCTTGTTGCGACGGATCAGCCAGTTGTAGCCAAGCACCGCGGGGACCGCGACGGCAAGACCGATGGCGGTCATGATGAGCGCCTCACCGACCGGACCGGCGACCTTGTCGATCGAAGCCTGGCCCGACTGGCCGATGGCGATGAGCGCCGAGTAAATACCGATAACCGTGCCGAACAGGCCGACGAACGGCGAAGTCGAACCGACCGAGGCGAGGAAGGCGAGGCCGCCCTGCAGCTTCGACTGGACCGCGGCGTTCGAGCGGTTGAGGGCCATCGTTACCCACTCGTGCTCGTCGATCTTATCGGTGAGCTTGCCTTCGTGGTGATCGGCGGCGCGGAGACCATCGTCGACGATCTGGCGGAAGGCCGAATTCTTGTCGAGCTTCTTGGCGCCGTCGGCGAGCGACGGGGCAGCCCAAAACTTCTTCTCGAGGCCGGCAGCATCGTTCAGCACCTTACGCTGGTCGATGTACTTGGTGATGATGATGTACCACGAGACGAGCGACATCACCGCGAGGATCAGCACCACGCCCCAGGTGAGCGGCCCGCCCTGCTCCAGGGCCGGGATAAGACCGAATTTGCTCTGTTCCATAAACTATTTCCTCGTGAATTCAGTAATTTGATAGCGACGGTCGATAGCGGCGTTGAAGAGCTATTTGCGAGCGATCTGCCAGCGAATGCGCTTACTGATCGTGTCCGGAACCGGCGTGCCGTTCTGCAACGCCGGCTTGAAGCGCCAACGTGACTGAGCGATCTTGCAGGTCCGTTCGTCGAGCTTGGGGAAGTTGCTCGACGCCGTGACCGTACAGCCTTCGACGCGGCCGCTGATCCCGATGTTGACCGTCACGGCGACGACGCCCTCTTCCTCGGCGCGCAGCGAAGCCGGCGGATAGTCGTCCTCGCTGACCTCGAAGACCCGCGCGTTCGCGGTGGCGTGCTGCGTCGGACCGGTCGGAGCCGGCGGCGCAACAGGCGCCGGCGGAGCTGGCGGCGTGAATACTGGCGGCGGCGGTGCCGGGTTCGCCGACTGCGTGGTGATGATCGCCGGGGCTGGCTCACTCGCGATCGAAACCTCGGGCGGCGGCACGTAGGGCGGGATCTCCTGCTCCTTCGGCGGCGGGGGCGGCGGCTCCTCGGGCGGCGGCGCCTCGTCCTTGACCTGCACAGCCTCGATGGGCGCTACCATCTTCTTCAGGATGTCAGGCCGATAGAGGGCGAGCAGCGCAAACACCCCCACATGGAACAGTAGCACCACGCCTAGCGCGGTCGCCCTGCTCGAACTCATTCCTTGATCTGCGAAAGCCATGGGCTGAGCGCCACTCCCTCCAAACACGACCCTGCCCGCCGGTTTTCCGGTCGGACACCGCTCGAACATTCGAGCGCCCTGAAACTACCAACGTCGGCGAGCCGCTTTCGTTGCGCCCATCGACGACGTAACCCAACTGTTAGCGGCGCGGTCGCCACCCTGCAACCCGGTTTGTCGATGGTTGCATAACGATGCACGCAAGCGGTATCGCCTGATACCGCCTCCGGGCAATCTCGAAGGGAGCTGGAAAGATGATGCTTCGCGCCTTGGCCGCTGCGGTCGCGCTGATCGCTGCCAGCCCAAGCGTTGCGGCAAACGCAACGATTCCGGTCATCGTCGGCCCGATCCTCACCTATGCCGATCTCGCCGAACTGACGCTTGCCAGTCCGGTGATCGTGCGTGCCAACGTGATGAAGACGGAGCGCCTGAGCGGGGAGAACGCCCCGGGGCTTGCGGCTGACCGGGCCCGGCTGCTGGTTCATGCGCGCGTCGCGGCGGCGATCCTCGCGCCTGATGCGGTTCCGGCCGAGCTCGACTATCTGCTCGAGACGCCCCTCGACGCCAAGGGCAAGCCGCCCAAGCTCAAGGATGCAGCGGTGCTGTTGTTCCTGCGCCCTGGCGAGCGGCCCGGGCAATTTGCCCTCACCAGCGCCCGCGCGCAGCTTGCCGATGCGCCCGACACCGTCGCCACGGTCCGCAGCGTGCTGGCGGAAGCGCGCACGGACCTGCCGCGCGTCACCGGTATCACATCCGCCTTCCGGGTTCCGGGCTCGGTCCCGGGCGAGGCAGAGAGCCAGTTCTTCGTGTCGACCGCCGATGCCCGCCCGATCTCGCTGGTCGTGCTCAGCCGGCAAGGCCAGGAGCGCACGCTGCAGCTCGCGCTCGGGGATGTCATCGACGAGGCGGCGGCGGGCGTGAAGCCGCGGACCCTGCTTTGGTACCGGCTGGCGTGTTTCCTGCCGCAGACGCTGCCGGCGAAGGTCGGCGCCGATGACCGAGCCGGACTGGACGACGACTACGCGT containing:
- a CDS encoding biopolymer transporter ExbD, encoding MAMAAATAEGAPMMDINTTPLIDVMLVLLIMFIITIPIQTHAVKLDLPPPNPLPQKVDPVFNQIDIDFLGNVYWNKVEVDLPTLSGYLKQAVALPTEPELRLHPEALAKYEIVDKVMATAQHAGVTKMGFVGNEAYAN
- a CDS encoding biopolymer transporter ExbD; this encodes MSMNIGSPDEDGSEPPMSEINTTPLVDVMLVLLIIFLITVPAVLQTVPVKLPTVTNIVTETKPENVLLSVTNTCETYWGQTKINSKQELLDRGVAALKAEIARQQARGGKIELPEVHIRGDKDMEYRCVGGVIFTMQRAGFLKIGFISEPNAADIAAAPR
- a CDS encoding energy transducer TonB, whose product is MFALLALYRPDILKKMVAPIEAVQVKDEAPPPEEPPPPPPKEQEIPPYVPPPEVSIASEPAPAIITTQSANPAPPPPVFTPPAPPAPVAPPAPTGPTQHATANARVFEVSEDDYPPASLRAEEEGVVAVTVNIGISGRVEGCTVTASSNFPKLDERTCKIAQSRWRFKPALQNGTPVPDTISKRIRWQIARK
- a CDS encoding MotA/TolQ/ExbB proton channel family protein; translated protein: MEQSKFGLIPALEQGGPLTWGVVLILAVMSLVSWYIIITKYIDQRKVLNDAAGLEKKFWAAPSLADGAKKLDKNSAFRQIVDDGLRAADHHEGKLTDKIDEHEWVTMALNRSNAAVQSKLQGGLAFLASVGSTSPFVGLFGTVIGIYSALIAIGQSGQASIDKVAGPVGEALIMTAIGLAVAVPAVLGYNWLIRRNKDVAERLGNFAADIHGALVSGSRINVPAGRPVGAAVTNTSPAAR